One Cellulomonas sp. Y8 DNA segment encodes these proteins:
- a CDS encoding ABC transporter ATP-binding protein produces the protein MTSIDVQGVSKTYRVRGAGSIDALSDVSFTLSSGQTIGMVGQSGSGKSTVAKILTQMERPTSGRVLLDGRPVPTRGAALRAYRQRLRMVFQDPFASLNPYHSIRHHVERPLALSGVVPPDQVDAEVHRLLDKVQLDAAVVDRRPHELSGGQRQRVAIARALAPRPALLVADEPVSMLDVSLRMGVLSLLSDIQAEDGLGVLYITHDLATARYFSDEIIVLNQGRIVEHGSADDVILRPQHPYTRELREASPDPERFFVDSAGGAR, from the coding sequence ATGACCTCGATCGACGTCCAGGGCGTCTCGAAGACCTACCGCGTCCGCGGCGCGGGATCCATCGACGCGCTGTCCGACGTGTCGTTCACGCTGTCGAGCGGGCAGACCATCGGCATGGTGGGCCAGTCCGGCTCCGGCAAGTCGACCGTCGCCAAGATCCTCACCCAGATGGAGCGGCCCACCAGCGGCCGGGTGCTCCTCGACGGCCGGCCGGTCCCGACCCGCGGCGCGGCGCTGCGCGCCTACCGCCAGCGGCTGCGGATGGTGTTCCAGGACCCGTTCGCGTCGCTGAACCCGTACCACTCGATCCGGCACCACGTGGAGCGCCCGCTCGCGCTCTCCGGGGTCGTCCCGCCCGACCAGGTCGACGCCGAGGTGCACCGCCTGCTGGACAAGGTCCAGCTCGACGCCGCGGTCGTCGACCGCCGGCCGCACGAGCTGTCCGGCGGCCAGCGGCAGCGGGTCGCGATCGCCCGGGCCCTGGCCCCGCGCCCGGCCCTGCTCGTCGCGGACGAGCCCGTCTCGATGCTCGACGTGTCCCTGCGGATGGGGGTGCTGTCCCTGCTGTCCGACATCCAGGCCGAGGACGGCCTCGGGGTGCTCTACATCACCCACGACCTCGCCACGGCGCGGTACTTCTCGGACGAGATCATCGTGCTCAACCAGGGGCGGATCGTCGAGCACGGCTCGGCCGACGACGTCATCCTGCGCCCGCAGCACCCGTACACCCGGGAGCTCCGCGAGGCGTCCCCCGACCCCGAGCGCTTCTTCGTCGACAGCGCCGGAGGTGCGCGATGA
- a CDS encoding ABC transporter permease encodes MTTTTSPQTDVVADGTTATRAERSRPRVPWRFIGRRVAFYLFTLWAAITINFFVPRLMKGDAVDNYLARNRGMSPEAADALRALLGLDSDRSLWQQYVDYLGMLARGDLGIAITHGLQPVGQVIANALPWTVGLIGLATVISFLIGTVGGAVVGWRRGSRLDALIPVTTFLSTVPYFWIGLMAISVFAVTLGWFPIGKAYGIGTTPGLSLEFAGEVIRHGALPLATIVVASLGGWMLGMRNMMLTVLDEDYVTVAQAKGMPNRRVLWRYAARNAVLPQIQSFALSIGFIVGGAIIVEQVFSYPGVGKMLLDATNAKDYALMQGGFLVIVLAVLVANILADVAYAVLDPRTRQSEA; translated from the coding sequence ATGACCACGACCACCAGCCCGCAGACCGACGTGGTCGCCGACGGGACGACCGCGACCCGGGCCGAGCGGTCCCGGCCCCGGGTCCCCTGGCGGTTCATCGGCCGACGCGTCGCGTTCTACCTGTTCACCCTGTGGGCCGCGATCACCATCAACTTCTTCGTGCCCCGCCTGATGAAGGGCGACGCGGTCGACAACTACCTCGCCCGCAACCGGGGGATGTCCCCGGAGGCGGCCGACGCGCTGCGCGCCCTGCTCGGTCTGGACTCGGACCGGTCGCTGTGGCAGCAGTACGTCGACTACCTGGGGATGCTCGCCCGCGGCGACCTCGGCATCGCGATCACCCACGGCCTGCAGCCGGTCGGCCAGGTCATCGCGAACGCGCTGCCGTGGACCGTGGGCCTGATCGGGCTGGCGACCGTGATCTCGTTCCTGATCGGCACGGTCGGCGGCGCGGTCGTCGGCTGGCGGCGCGGGTCGCGCCTGGACGCCCTCATCCCGGTCACGACCTTCCTGTCGACCGTCCCGTACTTCTGGATCGGGCTGATGGCGATCTCGGTCTTCGCCGTCACGCTCGGCTGGTTCCCCATCGGCAAGGCCTACGGGATCGGCACCACGCCCGGCCTGTCGCTGGAGTTCGCCGGGGAGGTGATCAGGCACGGCGCGCTGCCGCTGGCCACGATCGTCGTCGCCTCGCTCGGCGGCTGGATGCTCGGGATGCGCAACATGATGCTCACGGTCCTCGACGAGGACTACGTCACCGTGGCGCAGGCCAAGGGCATGCCGAACCGGCGGGTCCTGTGGCGCTACGCCGCGCGCAACGCCGTCCTGCCGCAGATCCAGTCGTTCGCCCTGTCGATCGGCTTCATCGTCGGCGGCGCGATCATCGTCGAGCAGGTCTTCTCCTACCCGGGCGTCGGCAAGATGCTGCTCGACGCCACGAACGCCAAGGACTACGCGCTCATGCAGGGCGGCTTCCTGGTGATCGTGCTGGCCGTCCTGGTCGCCAACATCCTGGCGGACGTCGCCTACGCGGTCCTCGATCCCCGTACCCGCCAGTCGGAGGCCTGA
- a CDS encoding ABC transporter permease, with protein MTTTQLTPRGRGARLGASFAMFRNAKSLTGLSILAVFVLVAVFADQLAPFSPTQIDATARLQPPSGTHWFGTTHLGEDVLSQVIYGTRGVVVVGALTSLISMAIALVVGVLAGYLPGWRSEALSALANVFLVIPGIPILIIIASRFTNPPLWVVAAILGILGWGWGARVLRAQTMSLRNRDFVQAAKLNGEPLRRIIGVEMLPNLTALIASSFVGSVTAAILGLTTLSYIGVIPVNAYNWGTILNWASAQGAFTQNQWWWFLPPGLCIAAIGVALALLNFGIDEYINPRLRSAGELARAMRRKGLDTTDGVTAVTSHTTQGSTTS; from the coding sequence ATGACGACCACCCAGCTCACCCCGCGGGGCCGCGGCGCCCGGCTCGGCGCGTCGTTCGCGATGTTCCGCAACGCCAAGTCGCTCACCGGCCTGTCGATCCTCGCGGTGTTCGTGCTCGTCGCGGTCTTCGCCGACCAGCTCGCCCCGTTCTCCCCGACGCAGATCGACGCGACCGCCCGGCTGCAGCCGCCGAGCGGCACGCACTGGTTCGGCACCACCCACCTCGGCGAGGACGTCCTCAGCCAGGTCATCTACGGCACCCGCGGCGTGGTCGTCGTCGGCGCGCTGACCTCGCTCATCTCGATGGCGATCGCCCTGGTCGTCGGCGTCCTCGCCGGCTACCTCCCGGGGTGGCGGTCCGAGGCGCTGTCGGCCCTGGCGAACGTCTTCCTCGTCATCCCGGGCATCCCGATCCTCATCATCATCGCCTCGCGGTTCACCAACCCGCCGCTGTGGGTCGTCGCCGCGATCCTCGGCATCCTCGGGTGGGGCTGGGGCGCGCGGGTGCTGCGGGCCCAGACGATGTCGCTGCGCAACCGCGACTTCGTGCAGGCCGCGAAGCTCAACGGCGAACCGCTGCGGCGGATCATCGGGGTCGAGATGCTGCCGAACCTCACCGCCCTGATCGCCTCGTCGTTCGTCGGGTCGGTCACCGCGGCGATCCTCGGCCTGACCACGCTGTCCTACATCGGCGTCATCCCGGTCAACGCGTACAACTGGGGCACCATCCTGAACTGGGCCTCGGCCCAGGGCGCCTTCACCCAGAACCAGTGGTGGTGGTTCCTGCCGCCCGGGCTCTGCATCGCGGCGATCGGCGTCGCCCTGGCACTGTTGAACTTCGGCATCGACGAGTACATCAACCCCCGGCTGCGTTCGGCCGGAGAGCTGGCCCGCGCCATGCGGCGCAAGGGCCTCGACACCACCGACGGCGTCACCGCCGTCACCTCGCACACGACGCAAGGATCGACCACCTCATGA
- a CDS encoding glycoside hydrolase family 3 N-terminal domain-containing protein, which produces MNPTSLDVRYLDASLPVADRVQDLLARMTVEEKVGQMLQLDARGDYADDILHKHVGSILHASPERLAHAHDLTAETRLRIPLLVGEDCIHGHSFFVGSTIFPTQLGMAASWDVDLVEQVARVTAREVATTGVHWTFSPVLCIARDLRWGRVDETFGEDPFLIGELASAMVRGYQGTGLDDPTAILATAKHFAGYSETQGGRDASEADISRRKLRSWFLPPFERVAREGCATFMLGYQTMDGVPITVNDWLLNDVLRGEWGYTGTLITDWDNVGRMVWEQKVQPDYAHAAAAAVKAGNDMVMTTPGFFAGALEAIESGLLAEAELDAAVSRILTLKFRLGLFEDPRRPSASAQASVVGAAEHADLNLDVARRSLVLLRNSGVLPLAGGFAGVPGAAARAADGGGVPAPGALRASGGDDTPRRVAVVGPLADDHEAHLGDWAGNSGQADWLPDGHPRDMIVTILDGLRAAAPVGWAVSHSRGADILDLVPDPAGELYPDGQPRPKIGVPVEPDAALIAEAVAAAEDADYVVAVVGDQIQLVGEGRSTATLELVGGQNALLDALAATGKPLVVVLLASKPLVLPPSVASADAVLWVANPGMQGGQAVAEVLLGLTEPSGRLPISFARHAGQQPTYYNQIRGQHGDRYADLTQEPAFVFGEGLSYTTVEYADLRLDRSVAGVGDTVRATVTLTNTGTRPARETVQLYVSDAVTSVSWADKELKAYAQADVAPGASVEVTVELAVADCTIVDAAGRRVVEPGRFDVLVGRSSRDADLLRAAFEVR; this is translated from the coding sequence ATGAACCCCACGTCCCTCGACGTCCGCTACCTCGACGCCAGCCTCCCCGTCGCCGACCGCGTGCAGGACCTGCTCGCGCGGATGACCGTCGAGGAGAAGGTCGGGCAGATGCTCCAGCTCGACGCCCGGGGCGACTACGCGGACGACATCCTGCACAAGCACGTGGGGTCGATCCTGCACGCGTCGCCCGAGCGGCTCGCGCACGCCCACGACCTGACGGCCGAGACCCGGCTGCGCATCCCGCTGCTGGTCGGCGAGGACTGCATCCACGGGCACTCGTTCTTCGTGGGGTCGACGATCTTCCCGACCCAGCTCGGCATGGCGGCGTCCTGGGACGTCGACCTCGTCGAGCAGGTCGCCCGGGTCACCGCCCGCGAGGTCGCCACCACCGGCGTGCACTGGACGTTCAGCCCGGTGCTCTGCATCGCCCGCGACCTGCGCTGGGGCCGGGTGGACGAGACGTTCGGCGAAGACCCGTTCCTCATCGGCGAGCTCGCCTCCGCGATGGTCCGCGGCTACCAGGGCACCGGCCTCGACGACCCCACGGCGATCCTCGCGACCGCCAAGCACTTCGCCGGGTACTCCGAGACCCAGGGCGGGCGGGACGCGTCCGAGGCGGACATCTCCCGGCGCAAGCTGCGGTCCTGGTTCCTGCCGCCGTTCGAGCGGGTGGCCCGGGAGGGCTGCGCCACCTTCATGCTCGGCTACCAGACGATGGACGGCGTGCCGATCACGGTCAACGACTGGCTGCTGAACGACGTGCTCCGCGGCGAGTGGGGCTACACCGGCACCCTCATCACCGACTGGGACAACGTCGGCCGCATGGTCTGGGAGCAGAAGGTCCAGCCCGACTACGCGCACGCCGCGGCCGCGGCGGTGAAGGCCGGCAACGACATGGTGATGACGACGCCGGGCTTCTTCGCGGGCGCGCTCGAGGCCATCGAGTCCGGGCTGCTCGCCGAGGCCGAGCTGGACGCCGCCGTCAGCCGCATCCTCACGCTGAAGTTCCGGCTGGGGCTGTTCGAGGACCCGCGCCGGCCGTCCGCGTCGGCGCAGGCGAGCGTCGTGGGTGCGGCGGAGCACGCGGACCTCAACCTCGACGTCGCGCGACGCTCGCTGGTGCTGCTGCGGAACTCCGGCGTGCTGCCGCTGGCCGGCGGCTTCGCGGGCGTGCCCGGGGCTGCCGCGCGGGCGGCCGACGGCGGCGGGGTCCCGGCGCCCGGTGCGCTGCGGGCCTCGGGCGGCGACGACACCCCGCGCCGCGTGGCGGTCGTGGGCCCGCTCGCGGACGACCACGAGGCGCACCTCGGCGACTGGGCCGGCAACTCCGGCCAGGCCGACTGGCTGCCCGACGGCCACCCGCGGGACATGATCGTGACGATCCTCGACGGCCTGCGGGCCGCGGCGCCGGTCGGCTGGGCCGTCTCGCACAGCCGGGGCGCCGACATCCTCGACCTGGTGCCGGACCCGGCGGGGGAGCTCTACCCGGACGGCCAGCCGCGGCCGAAGATCGGCGTGCCGGTCGAGCCGGACGCGGCGCTCATCGCGGAGGCGGTCGCCGCCGCCGAGGACGCGGACTACGTGGTGGCCGTCGTCGGCGACCAGATCCAGCTCGTCGGCGAGGGCCGGTCCACCGCCACGCTGGAGCTCGTCGGCGGGCAGAACGCGCTGCTCGACGCGCTCGCCGCCACCGGGAAGCCGCTCGTCGTGGTGCTGCTCGCGTCCAAGCCGCTGGTGCTGCCGCCGTCGGTCGCGTCGGCCGACGCGGTGCTCTGGGTCGCGAACCCCGGCATGCAGGGCGGGCAGGCGGTCGCCGAGGTGCTGCTCGGGCTCACCGAGCCGTCCGGGCGGCTGCCGATCTCGTTCGCCCGGCACGCCGGTCAGCAGCCGACGTACTACAACCAGATCCGCGGCCAGCACGGCGACCGGTACGCCGACCTCACCCAGGAGCCGGCGTTCGTGTTCGGCGAGGGGCTGTCCTACACCACGGTCGAGTACGCGGACCTGCGGCTGGACCGGTCCGTCGCGGGCGTCGGGGACACCGTGCGGGCGACGGTGACGCTCACCAACACCGGGACGCGGCCCGCGCGGGAGACCGTGCAGCTCTACGTCTCCGACGCGGTGACCTCGGTGTCCTGGGCGGACAAGGAGCTCAAGGCGTACGCGCAGGCGGACGTCGCGCCCGGGGCGTCGGTCGAGGTGACCGTGGAGCTCGCGGTGGCGGACTGCACGATCGTCGACGCCGCGGGGCGGCGGGTCGTGGAGCCGGGGCGGTTCGACGTCCTCGTGGGCCGCTCCTCGCGGGACGCGGACCTGCTGCGGGCGGCGTTCGAGGTGCGCTGA
- a CDS encoding dynamin family protein, which translates to MNVQAESSAARDVLDRPLAATSLLDALTDLLRDVRATEFPLEVPGVGTARASRTRLVDQLADHLVPRLRQLSAPAIVVVAGSTGAGKSTLVNSLVGTEVTTAGVLRPTTRRPVLVHHPDDAELVREHPVTDAVEIVASEQVPRGIALMDAPDVDSVEEANRRSAHRLLEAADLWLFVTTAARYGDALPWRVLTGATERGASVAMVLNRVDPASLPTVRGDLLDRLRSHGMQGSPLFVVPDLGPHEGLMDPPLVAPITRWLTMLAGADRARTVVARTLRGSFTALRPWVDELIEAVDRQAEAATAVRTTLDDAVRAPAEDARRTITRGAVAQGTVQARWTELTAPGAALADVLKGGGRVDRSRRAGRDRAAAVMPLVQDLVSSASSTLAAVGAATETALRDALASGPAGATTLAGDWSTTDRAADRPREVERAARDWVGGAVEVLTADDTAPAHAADDRAAKRAAGKAAKRAAAAQRALGDEGLAALALASAAGLEPADGMLVDLLGDRGTAVAATLRDRLAQHAADQAARERDAAVAVLDRPALAPDAASTLRLRLAVIKGLT; encoded by the coding sequence GTGAACGTGCAGGCGGAGAGCTCGGCGGCGCGGGACGTCCTCGACCGGCCGCTCGCCGCGACGTCCCTGCTCGACGCCCTGACCGACCTCCTGCGCGACGTGCGGGCCACCGAGTTCCCCCTGGAGGTGCCCGGCGTCGGCACGGCGCGCGCGTCCCGGACCCGGCTGGTCGACCAGCTCGCGGACCACCTGGTCCCGCGCCTGCGGCAGCTGTCCGCGCCGGCGATCGTCGTGGTCGCGGGGTCGACCGGGGCGGGCAAGTCGACGCTGGTGAACTCGCTGGTCGGCACCGAGGTGACGACCGCCGGCGTGCTGCGGCCGACCACCCGGCGGCCGGTCCTGGTGCACCACCCGGACGACGCCGAGCTGGTGCGCGAGCACCCCGTCACCGACGCGGTGGAGATCGTCGCCTCGGAGCAGGTGCCCCGCGGCATCGCCCTGATGGACGCGCCGGACGTCGACTCGGTCGAGGAGGCGAACCGGCGCTCGGCGCACCGGCTGCTCGAGGCGGCGGACCTGTGGTTGTTCGTCACGACTGCGGCCCGGTACGGCGACGCGCTCCCGTGGCGGGTGCTCACCGGCGCGACCGAGCGCGGCGCGTCCGTGGCGATGGTGCTCAACCGCGTCGACCCGGCCTCGCTGCCCACGGTGCGCGGCGACCTGCTCGACCGGCTGCGCTCGCACGGGATGCAGGGGTCCCCGCTGTTCGTGGTCCCGGACCTCGGTCCGCACGAGGGCCTCATGGACCCGCCGCTCGTCGCGCCGATCACGCGCTGGCTGACGATGCTCGCGGGCGCCGACCGGGCGCGGACGGTGGTGGCCCGGACGCTGCGCGGGTCGTTCACCGCCCTGCGGCCGTGGGTCGACGAGCTGATCGAGGCGGTCGACCGCCAGGCCGAGGCCGCGACGGCGGTGCGCACCACGCTGGACGACGCGGTGCGCGCGCCGGCCGAGGACGCGCGGCGCACGATCACCCGCGGCGCCGTCGCGCAGGGCACGGTCCAGGCGCGCTGGACCGAGCTCACGGCGCCCGGTGCGGCGCTCGCGGACGTGCTCAAGGGCGGCGGCCGGGTCGACCGGTCGCGACGTGCCGGGCGGGACCGCGCGGCCGCGGTCATGCCGCTGGTGCAGGACCTGGTGTCGTCGGCGAGCTCCACGCTCGCCGCGGTCGGCGCCGCGACCGAGACCGCGCTGCGCGACGCGCTGGCGTCGGGACCCGCGGGCGCCACGACGCTCGCCGGGGACTGGTCGACCACGGACCGCGCCGCGGACCGGCCGCGCGAGGTCGAGCGCGCCGCCCGGGACTGGGTCGGCGGCGCCGTCGAGGTGCTGACCGCCGACGACACCGCGCCGGCGCACGCCGCCGACGACCGCGCCGCGAAGCGCGCCGCCGGGAAGGCAGCCAAGCGGGCCGCCGCCGCGCAGCGCGCGCTCGGGGACGAGGGGCTGGCGGCGCTCGCGCTCGCCTCGGCCGCGGGGCTGGAGCCCGCCGACGGGATGCTGGTCGACCTGCTCGGCGACCGCGGCACCGCCGTCGCGGCGACCCTCCGCGACCGGCTCGCGCAGCACGCCGCCGACCAGGCCGCGCGCGAGCGGGACGCGGCCGTCGCCGTGCTCGACCGCCCGGCGCTCGCACCCGACGCCGCGTCGACGCTGCGGCTGCGGCTGGCCGTGATCAAGGGGCTGACATGA